From the Rissa tridactyla isolate bRisTri1 chromosome 20, bRisTri1.patW.cur.20221130, whole genome shotgun sequence genome, one window contains:
- the LOC128900075 gene encoding gastrokine-1-like isoform X1 — protein sequence MAIAKQSILRFGCRCLFLASFVLACDGQGGKRENGGPACYGGFDLYFILDKEQIRQGLEELQKVLPGGNTYMHEGFERNGKRHHSEHSHRSFPDTGVSTDSKEGSKDWKSVWDVETGYVATKVLSKHTCIIAKIDKRFFLDKPFPAPPRGHQGLSPHQLPPRENRFTVSRKRLQSLRPYGKRIQALCRGIPSYLAYPAAGSNFLKQDVACLKVKINELPFYFCD from the exons ATGGCTATTGCAAAGCAAAGCATCTTGAGATTTGGCTGCAGATGTCTCTTCCTAGCAAGTTTTGTGCTAGCCTGTGATGGACAAGGTGGAAAGAGAGAGAACGGTGGTCCTGCCTGTTATGGAGGATTTGATTTGTATTTCATTCTGGACAA GGAACAGATACGCCAGGGTCTAGAAGAGCTGCAGAAAGTCCTTCCGGGAGGCAACACATACATGCATGAAGGATTTGAAAGG AACGGCAAGAGGCACCACAGTGAGCACTCACACCGCTCTTTCCCTGACACTGGGGTCAGCACCGACTCAAAGGAGGGCTCCAAGGACTGGAAGTCTGTCTGGGACGTCGAGACT gGCTACGTAGCAACCAAGGTACTTTCAAAGCACACCTGCATCATTGCTAAAATAGACAAGAGGTTTTTCCTTGATAAACCCTTTCCTGCACCACCTCGAGGACACCAG GGACTtagccctcaccagcttcctcccAGAGAGAATCGCTTCACTGTCTCAAGAAAGAGACTCCAAAGCTTGCGCCCATATGGAAAACGCATTCAAGCTCTGTGCCGAGGAATTCCCTCTTACCTTGCTTACCCAGCTGCTG gaTCAAACTTCTTAAAGCAAGATGTCGCATGTTTGAAAGTTAAGATAAACGAGCTGCCTTTCTATTTCTGTGATTAA
- the LOC128900075 gene encoding anthrax toxin receptor 1-like isoform X2 — protein MAIAKQSILRFGCRCLFLASFVLACDGQGGKRENGGPACYGGFDLYFILDKEQIRQGLEELQKVLPGGNTYMHEGFERNGKRHHSEHSHRSFPDTGVSTDSKEGSKDWKSVWDVETGYVATKVLSKHTCIIAKIDKRFFLDKPFPAPPRGHQDQTS, from the exons ATGGCTATTGCAAAGCAAAGCATCTTGAGATTTGGCTGCAGATGTCTCTTCCTAGCAAGTTTTGTGCTAGCCTGTGATGGACAAGGTGGAAAGAGAGAGAACGGTGGTCCTGCCTGTTATGGAGGATTTGATTTGTATTTCATTCTGGACAA GGAACAGATACGCCAGGGTCTAGAAGAGCTGCAGAAAGTCCTTCCGGGAGGCAACACATACATGCATGAAGGATTTGAAAGG AACGGCAAGAGGCACCACAGTGAGCACTCACACCGCTCTTTCCCTGACACTGGGGTCAGCACCGACTCAAAGGAGGGCTCCAAGGACTGGAAGTCTGTCTGGGACGTCGAGACT gGCTACGTAGCAACCAAGGTACTTTCAAAGCACACCTGCATCATTGCTAAAATAGACAAGAGGTTTTTCCTTGATAAACCCTTTCCTGCACCACCTCGAGGACACCAG gaTCAAACTTCTTAA
- the LOC128900148 gene encoding gastrokine-1-like: MNRNVIPRFDTLITLAEQNMGLKGQGQPAREITFVVKGPVLDLTSYGTDIMAMCRGLTTYLTYEVYGPQNTYNYGSCTVLDVLQLVDLKYCQANNKGPIQGYQPF; encoded by the exons ATGAACAGAAATGTGATACCTCGCTTTGATACCCTCATCACGCTGGCTGAGCAGAACATG GGCCTGAAAGGTCAAGGACAACCTGCAAGGGAGATCACGTTTGTCGTCAAGGGCCCTGTCCTTGACCTCACCTCTTACGGAACAGACATCATGGCTATGTGCAGAGGACTCACAACCTACCTGACTTACGAAGTTTACG gacCACAAAATACATACAATTACGGATCATGCACTGTACTTGATGTCCTGCAACTCGTGGACCTCAAGTACTGTCAGGCAAATAACAAGGGCCCAATCCAAGGCTATCAACCTTTCTGA
- the LOC128900122 gene encoding gastrokine-2-like, protein MNGFAAVLVLLGVFWTQTSALETFTLQERHNVTVAVTIDKEHHIIEIHVRSGLYSSDTIIDYVHGYIAIRLFSRSACFIMKINKKHFPHLQEIHRLALERQNMNNMNAVRSSKNLWFRFQSGHSARGSNKDWLVYGKAVEQLCTGLPLYQLAETQSLINANGCANAGVPSILGIKICAKIN, encoded by the exons atgaacgGATTT GCTGCAGTCCTCGTTTTGCTGGGAGTCTTTTGGACTCAGACTTCTGCATTGGAG ACTTTTACCCTGCAAGAACGTCACAATGTCACTGTAGCTGTGACTATCGACAAGGAGCACCACATTATTGAAATCCATGTCCGTTCTGGCCTGTACTCCTCTGATACCATTATTGACTACGTGCAT GGATATATTGCAATAAGGTTATTTTCACGAAGCGCCTGCTttatcatgaaaataaataagaaacacTTCCCACATCTGCAAGAAATCCATCGTCTGGCTCTTGAGAGACAG AATATGAATAATATGAACGCTGTACGCTCTTCAAAGAATCTGTGGTTTCGGTTTCAATCTGGCCATTCTGCCCGTGGGAGTAACAAAGACTGGCTTGTCTACGGTAAAGCCGTTGAACAACTCTGCACGGGTCTTCCTCTCTACCAGCTTGCAGAAACTCAAT cACTAATCAATGCTAATGGCTGTGCCAATGCAGGAGTTCCAAGCATTTTGGGCATTAAAATCTGTGCAAAAATCAACTAG